One genomic window of Streptomyces sp. WP-1 includes the following:
- a CDS encoding SpoIIE family protein phosphatase encodes MTTGLIPGGQPPEQRPSDAPMPQQRLDPAGQSALPAPPTDNRPRSSVITARAAASFEPVGRSVATARSFVRDTLQGWGFADIVDDAVVLTSELVTNAVVHAGTHAEVLCLRTDDGVRIEVSDHYPEREVPLQTSASPMASPDREGGRGLQLCAALATRWGVDYTPTHKHVWFQLNLPERPVGTRTAGPALPADLLPVADGRVRVAVLQIDRKGTITSWNEDAEHLFGHPAAEAVGRPLTDLAAWPHTPGTSTGVAEALQLSRWEGSYGIRGADGRVNQVYASHLRVRDTGGEPSTVCLLVRDHERAVLQTPTRVPAGDQGTAQDGQSADPFEVFIGSPAPDDLDGLLQRTVERARDMLDGDSAFLLLATDDETELEVRASTGLPSARQRFARVPVEAGPGRYGSARMPAVHDDLSAVPGAVPLLGGTGMRSVVTVPLKVEGRLTGSLGVAAEASGRYSNEEALRLQFAADRIALAVESARLGELERLRRGSLSFLVEASDLLAGTLDRDQTLALMAQMTVPTLATWCAVYTIADQASDPYLSYVLHEDEELIDGIKSLLSKIAPPDPVPTPGARVWTAPGEVAHQAALRTSMRTLGLADGATHRITAGIGPTLATASAVGGETVVLPLVARNRVIGMLVLGKPTDEHFRQEILELAEDLSRRAALALDNARLYSERTAISQALQRSLLPPGTPHIDGVEVEVIYRAAGEGNEVGGDFYDLFPIGNGAYGFAIGDVCGTGPNAAAVTGLARHALRLLAREGLSGPAVLERLNSAILDEGDRSRFLTLLYGELRPQPDGSAELKVVCAGHPLPLRLRQDGTVTPAAEPQPLLGVIEDLELYEERVTLDPGDVLLCVTDGVTERREGSRMLGDDGLADVLTTCTGLTAGAVAARIMRAVERFASDAPSDDMAILAMRVPGLHPDEG; translated from the coding sequence ATGACCACCGGACTGATCCCGGGGGGACAGCCCCCGGAACAGCGGCCGTCCGACGCGCCGATGCCGCAGCAGCGGCTCGACCCGGCCGGCCAATCCGCCCTGCCCGCCCCGCCCACCGACAACCGGCCGAGGAGTTCTGTGATCACCGCGCGCGCGGCCGCCAGTTTCGAGCCCGTCGGACGATCCGTGGCGACCGCCCGGTCCTTCGTCCGCGACACACTCCAGGGCTGGGGCTTCGCCGACATCGTCGACGACGCCGTCGTCCTCACGAGCGAACTGGTGACCAACGCGGTCGTGCACGCGGGCACCCACGCGGAGGTGCTGTGCCTGCGCACCGACGACGGGGTGCGCATCGAGGTCTCCGACCACTACCCCGAGCGCGAGGTCCCGCTCCAGACCTCCGCCAGCCCCATGGCCAGCCCCGACCGCGAGGGCGGCCGCGGCCTCCAGCTCTGCGCCGCCCTGGCCACCCGCTGGGGCGTCGACTACACGCCGACCCACAAGCACGTCTGGTTCCAGCTCAACCTGCCCGAACGACCGGTCGGCACCCGCACCGCCGGCCCCGCCCTCCCCGCCGACCTGCTGCCGGTCGCCGACGGCCGGGTCCGCGTCGCCGTCCTCCAGATCGACCGCAAGGGCACCATCACCTCCTGGAACGAGGACGCGGAGCACCTCTTCGGCCACCCGGCGGCGGAGGCCGTCGGCAGGCCGCTGACCGACCTCGCCGCCTGGCCGCACACCCCCGGCACCAGCACCGGCGTCGCCGAGGCCCTCCAGCTCTCCCGCTGGGAGGGCAGCTACGGCATCCGCGGCGCCGACGGCCGCGTCAACCAGGTGTACGCCTCCCACCTGCGCGTGCGCGACACCGGCGGCGAGCCCTCCACCGTGTGCCTGCTGGTGCGCGACCACGAGCGCGCCGTACTCCAGACACCCACCCGGGTCCCGGCCGGCGACCAGGGCACCGCGCAGGACGGCCAGAGCGCCGACCCCTTCGAGGTCTTCATCGGCTCCCCCGCCCCCGACGACCTCGACGGCCTGCTCCAGCGCACCGTGGAACGCGCCCGCGACATGCTCGACGGCGACTCCGCGTTCCTGCTGCTGGCCACCGACGACGAGACCGAGCTGGAGGTGCGCGCCTCCACCGGGCTGCCCTCCGCCCGCCAGCGCTTCGCCCGCGTCCCCGTGGAGGCCGGCCCCGGCCGCTACGGCTCCGCCCGCATGCCCGCCGTCCACGACGACCTCAGCGCCGTCCCCGGCGCCGTCCCGCTGCTCGGCGGCACCGGTATGCGCTCGGTCGTCACCGTCCCGCTGAAGGTCGAGGGCCGCCTCACCGGCTCCCTCGGCGTCGCCGCGGAGGCATCGGGCCGGTACTCCAACGAGGAGGCGCTGCGCCTCCAGTTCGCCGCCGACCGCATCGCCCTGGCCGTGGAGTCGGCGCGCCTCGGCGAGCTGGAGCGGCTGCGGCGCGGCTCCCTGAGCTTCCTGGTCGAGGCGTCCGATCTGCTGGCGGGCACCCTGGACCGCGACCAGACGCTGGCCCTCATGGCCCAGATGACCGTTCCCACCCTGGCCACCTGGTGCGCCGTCTACACCATCGCCGACCAGGCCTCGGACCCGTATCTGTCGTACGTGCTGCACGAGGACGAGGAACTCATCGACGGCATCAAGTCGTTGCTGTCGAAGATCGCCCCGCCGGACCCGGTGCCCACACCCGGCGCCCGCGTGTGGACGGCCCCGGGCGAGGTCGCCCACCAGGCCGCCCTGCGCACCTCCATGCGCACCCTGGGCCTGGCCGACGGCGCCACGCACCGGATCACCGCGGGCATCGGCCCGACCCTCGCCACGGCCTCCGCGGTCGGTGGCGAAACGGTCGTTCTGCCGCTCGTCGCCCGCAACCGGGTCATCGGCATGCTGGTCCTCGGCAAGCCCACCGACGAACACTTCCGCCAGGAGATCCTGGAACTGGCCGAGGACCTGTCCCGCCGGGCCGCTCTCGCCCTGGACAACGCCCGCCTGTACTCGGAGCGCACGGCCATCAGCCAGGCCCTCCAGCGCAGCCTGCTGCCGCCCGGCACCCCGCACATCGACGGCGTCGAGGTGGAGGTCATCTACCGCGCGGCGGGCGAGGGCAACGAGGTGGGCGGCGACTTCTACGACCTCTTCCCCATCGGCAACGGCGCCTACGGCTTCGCCATCGGCGACGTCTGCGGTACGGGACCCAACGCGGCGGCGGTCACCGGCCTCGCCCGGCACGCCCTGCGCCTGCTGGCCCGCGAGGGCCTCAGCGGCCCCGCGGTTCTGGAACGGCTGAACTCGGCCATTCTCGACGAGGGCGACCGCAGCCGGTTCCTGACACTCCTTTACGGCGAGCTGCGGCCCCAGCCGGACGGCAGCGCCGAGCTGAAGGTGGTCTGCGCCGGGCATCCGCTGCCGCTGCGCCTGCGCCAGGACGGCACGGTCACCCCGGCCGCCGAACCACAGCCCCTGCTGGGCGTCATCGAGGACCTGGAGCTGTACGAGGAGAGGGTCACCCTCGATCCCGGCGATGTGCTGCTCTGCGTCACGGACGGCGTCACCGAGCGCCGCGAGGGCTCCCGCATGCTGGGCGACGACGGTCTCGCCGACGTCCTCACCACGTGTACGGGTCTGACGGCGGGCGCGGTCGCCGCCCGGATCATGCGCGCGGTGGAGCGCTTCGCGTCCGACGCCCCGTCGGACGACATGGCCATTCTGGCGATGCGGGTCCCGGGCCTGCACCCCGACGAGGGCTGA
- a CDS encoding DegT/DnrJ/EryC1/StrS family aminotransferase: protein MLRAAGVGVGDEVVVPAFGNVEVAEAVTLAGALPVFADIDPVTYCLDPEAVEAAVTSRTAAVVVVHRFGRRADTGRLHALGQRHELLVLEQGESEVAPDETAQRRERAAYLDTKLKGVRTPDGGDGHTYQQYVVRVPGNGRPDRDAFARALRAKGVDCRVPVKTPVHRLPEFRRCVSLPQTELAADETLALPVDASLTKREMHRVAAACNALGGLLQPAF from the coding sequence ATGCTCAGGGCGGCCGGCGTCGGAGTCGGTGACGAGGTCGTCGTACCGGCCTTCGGGAACGTCGAGGTCGCCGAGGCAGTGACCCTGGCCGGCGCGCTCCCCGTGTTCGCCGACATAGACCCCGTGACCTACTGCCTGGACCCCGAGGCGGTCGAGGCGGCCGTAACCTCCCGCACCGCGGCCGTCGTTGTCGTCCACCGCTTCGGCCGGCGGGCCGACACCGGGCGGCTGCACGCCCTGGGGCAGCGGCACGAGCTGCTGGTCCTGGAGCAGGGCGAGTCCGAGGTGGCGCCCGACGAGACGGCGCAACGGCGGGAGCGGGCCGCCTACTTGGACACCAAGCTGAAGGGCGTGCGGACCCCGGACGGAGGGGACGGACACACCTACCAGCAGTACGTGGTGCGGGTGCCCGGCAACGGACGGCCGGACCGGGACGCCTTCGCACGCGCCCTGCGGGCCAAGGGAGTCGACTGCCGGGTACCGGTGAAGACACCCGTGCACCGGCTGCCGGAATTCCGCCGCTGCGTGTCCCTGCCGCAGACCGAACTGGCCGCCGACGAGACGCTCGCGCTGCCCGTCGACGCCTCACTGACCAAACGGGAGATGCACCGCGTCGCCGCGGCCTGCAACGCCCTCGGCGGACTGCTCCAGCCCGCCTTCTGA